One Setaria italica strain Yugu1 chromosome II, Setaria_italica_v2.0, whole genome shotgun sequence DNA segment encodes these proteins:
- the LOC101766155 gene encoding ultraviolet-B receptor UVR8, translating into MAGEKAPRAFSIEELPGHLVGEVLTSGRLAAADLARLEGTCRALRPLAEYAASKLCAARAAFAAMGPAARGELLERCRGSWKKVLRFLQSVEQSSGTVQTSSGSMQVATGRYHTLLVHDSSVYSCGSSLCGVLGHGPDTTQCAAFSRVSFPSLSRVINISASHNHAAFLTESGEVFTCGDNSSLCCGHGEVGRTIFRPTQVEALKGVSCKQVATGLSFTVILTRDGQVYTCGSNTHGQLGHGDTVDRATPKIIELFEGPTQVVQIAAGASYTFAVTEDGTVHSFGSCTNFCLGHGDQHDELRPRAIQSFKRRNIHVVRVSAGDEHAVALDALGHVYTWGRGYCGALGHGDENDKTSPELISSLKNQVAVQVCARKRKTFVLTDEGSVYAFGWMGFGSLGFPDRGSSDKVMKPRVLESLRDHYVSQISTGLYHTVAVTNKGIVFGFGDNERAQLGHEYIRVCLKPTEIMFQKSMEDIAIAAPSG; encoded by the exons ATGGCCGGGGAGAAGGCGCCGCGCGCGTTCTCCATCGAGGAGCTCCCGGGCCACCTTGTCGGGGAGGTCCTGACCTCCGGCAGGCTCGCAGCCGCCGACCTCGCCAGGCTCGAGGGCACCTGCCGCGCGCTCAGGCCGCTCGCGGAGTACGCCGCGTCCAAGCTCTGCGCTGCGCGGGCGGCGTTCGCGGCCATGGGGCCCGCGGCGAGAGGGGAGCTGCTGGAGAGGTGCCGGGGAAGCTGGAAGAAGGTGCTCAGGTTCCTGCAGTCCGTCGAGCAGTCGTCAGGCACAGTCCAGACCTCATCGGGCAGC ATGCAAGTAGCCACAGGAAGATATCACACACTTTTGGTCCATGACTCTTCTGTCTATTCTTGTGGGTCCAGCTTGTGTGGTGTGCTAGGTCATGGCCCAGATACTACACAGTGTGCGGCATTCAGTAGGGTTTCCTTCCCATCACTTTCCCGTGTTATCAACATCTCTGCCTCTCACAATCATGCTGCCTTCCTTACGGAGTCTGGGGAG GTTTTCACCTGTGGTGATAATTCATCATTATGCTGTGGTCATGGTGAAGTGGGGAGGACAATATTTCGACCAACGCAAGTAGAAGCACTTAAAGGGGTTTCATGCAAGCAG GTCGCTACTGGTCTAAGTTTTACTGTGATTCTTACAAGGGATGGCCAAGTATATACGTGTGGAAGTAACACACACGGCCAACTTGGTCATGGTGACACCGTAGACAGGGCCACTCCAAAGATTATTGAATTATTTGAAGGCCCCACTCAGGTGGTGCAGATAGCAGCTGGTGCAAGCTACACATTTGCTGTAACAGAAGATGGAACAGTTCATTCCTTTGGATCTTGCACTAATTTCTGCCTTGGACACGGTGATCAGCATGATGAACTTCGTCCACGCGCCATTCAATCATTTAAGAGGAGGAACATTCATGTAGTTCGTGTGTCTGCTGGAGATGAGCATGCTGTGGCTCTCGATGCTCTGGGACAC GTTTATACATGGGGCAGAGGATACTGTGGAGCCTTAGGTCATGGTGATGAGAATGATAAAACTAGCCCAGAATTGATCAGCAGTCTGAAGAACCAAGTTGCTGTGCAG GTATGCGCAAGGAAGAGAAAGACCTTTGTTCTCACTGATGAGGGCTCTGTTTATGCGTTTGGATGGATGGGCTTTGGGAGTTTAGGATTTCCTGACCGAGGATCATCCGACAAAGTAATGAAGCCCCGCGTTCTCGAGAGCCTGCGGGATCATTACGTCTCCCAAATAAGTACTGGACTGTATCACACTGTTGCCGTGACAAATAAAGGCATTGTATTTGGGTTTGGCGACAATGAGCGAGCACAACTTGGGCATGAATACATTCGTGTGTGCTTGAAACCTACTGAGATAATGTTCCAGAAGAGTATGGAAGATATAGCTATTGCAGCACCTAGTGGTTGA